A single region of the Melospiza melodia melodia isolate bMelMel2 chromosome 7 unlocalized genomic scaffold, bMelMel2.pri SUPER_7_unloc_1, whole genome shotgun sequence genome encodes:
- the LOC134432866 gene encoding uncharacterized protein LOC134432866, with translation MTPPPQATPIDGRARIIQPMGSGGAGEAGIGGEEGRGSNSQWGAEGARPEVREGAGNEWGVERGGAWKETKLGGACAGINGAWERGGAINGRSSGRSLRVGTRMELKVGTPKPWGRPQQVSPPALPPEVAPAVAAQHWALAALVALAEALGTPDSIPTALAEAEAALREARVAREGLERAREATVAPAVALGTLGDEDKQWLRQVGAMAEAAAATLEREEGRAWRCQRWLRAGHGLTMGLMVLCGIVLSLDSARAALGVAEDSHLLLALAMVAVSCEVAWRGLETSRRHLATAAGHQRDMALRLWDRARRVAAARASAEATAATNELTADVLGRLEEVTRALKKLVAAVTRDREVTPWGTRGQGFPSAARVLGDIVEDFATSGEGHEEVTRRLEVAQRALAGQG, from the exons atgaccccccccccccagg CCACGCCCATAGACGGGCGGGCCCGCATTATTCAGCCAATGGGGAGCGGCGGAGCAGGGGAGGCGGGGATtgggggggaggaggggagggggagcAACAGCCAATGGGGAGCGGAGGGGGCGCGGCCTGAGGTGCGGGAAGGGGCGGGCAATGAATGGGGCGTGGAGAGAGGCGGGGCCTGGAAGGAAACGAAACTGGGCGGGGCCTGTGCGGGCATTAATGGGGCGTGGGAAAGGGGCGGGGCCATCAATGGGAGG AGCTCTGGCCGCAGCCTCCGGGTGGGGACCAGGATGGAGCTCAaggtgggaaccccaaaaccctgggGTCGCCCCCAGCAG gtgtccccccctgccctccctcccgagGTGGCCCCGGCGGTGGCCGCACAGCACTGGGCCCTGgcggccctggtggccctggccgaggccttggggacaccggacAGCATCCCCACGGCACTGGCTGAGGCCGAGGCTGCACTGAGAGAGGCCCGGGTGGCCCGGGAGGGGCTGGAGAGGGCCCGGGAGGCCACCGTGGCCCCGGCGGTggccctggggaccctgggggacgAGGACAAGCAGTGGCTGAGGCAGGTCGGGGCCATGGCCGAGGCGGCAGCGGCGACACTGGAACGCGAGGAGGGACGGGCATGGCGGTGCCAgcgctggctgcgggctgggcacgggctgaCCATGGGGCTGATGGTGCTGTGTGGGATTGTGT tgtccctggACTCAGCCCGCGCCGCCCTGGGGGTGGCTGAGGACAGtcacctgctgctggccctggccatGGTGGCCGTGTCCTGCGAGGTGGCCTGGCGGGGCTTGGAGACATCGCGGCGTCACCTGGCCACTGCTGCGGGCCACCAGCGGGACATGGCCCTGCGCCTGTGGGATCGCGCCCGGCGGGTGGCGGCCGCCAGGGCCAGCGCCGAGGCCACCGCGGCCACCAACGAGCTCACCGCGGATGTGCTGGGGCGGCTGGAGGAGGTGACGCGGGCGCTGAAGAAGTTGGTGGCCGCTGTCAcccgggacagggaggtgacaccgtgggggacacggggacagggcttCCCCAGCGCTGCCCGGGTGCTCGGGGACATCGTGGAGGACTTTGCGACCTCGGG